CTGTGCAATTCAGAGCATAACCATCTATCAACATGCTCTCTGACATTGATCGTCCGTGGGCTTTCAGAATGTTAACTGCTTTTATGGGATAAACAGGACCTTTGGGACCTCCAGAGACTTCAACAGCCATAAGTGCATCCACAGCCATTTGTGAAAACATTTCAGCATCTCTAAAAGCAATAATATGTACAACCGAAGTGAATAACTTACAAATTGATAAGTTTGCTTGACATAGCGGTTCGTGCCACATTTATTAACCCAGCCTTACCCAACTTATTTACATCATACGCCATGTGTTCTTGTATGTACTTACAAGCTTCTCGACAGGCCAACCGATAACCATTGATTACTATGGTAGGATGAACAAAACGAGAAATCAGTTCGTCTGCATTCTTGAGCAGTGCAGCAGCCAAAATTACAACAGATGTTGTCCCATCCCCAACCTCTTCATCTTGTAATTGCGCGAGCTGAACAAGAATTTTTGCTGCAGGATGCTCAACGTCAAGTAACTTCAAAATAGTAGCCCCATCGTTAGTGATTGTCACGTCTCCAACGTCATCTACCAGCATTTTATCAAGACCGACAGGACCTAGGCTGGTCTTAACGATGTTAGCAATTGAGCAAGCAGCGAGAACTGTAATTAGAACGGAAATTGATGTAAAAACGAGCAAATTTAAGCAGAACATTATATCAACTGCATATAGTTAAAGATGATTTCTATTGCTACTTGACCCTTCTGTATATGAGTGTAGGGAGGTAAGTAATAGGTTCATTGTAATCCACGTTAATGATCTACTCCAAGTGATGATCTAACTTGCTACAGAAGCTAGAGCTATCCTGAAACCGACTGGATTCAAATAATTAGAGAACTAGTAAACTCTTGAAGTTCAAACCTCGTAGCAGTTATCTTAGAAACGATGAAACCATTAAATAACTGTATGATTGTTTAGTCGTTTAAATAGCTTCATAGGGAAAAGCACACTACTAGGATATGgtgaataacaataaacaaacaatatgaaTGAGGAACACAAGCAAAAAATTGCCATTAGGTTTTAAGAGATGTGGATACATCTAGATTAGTTGAGATAACTATCCATGAATTACGGTCAGAAACAAAGTAAAAACTTATCACACACTAGTGAGATTACTGACTAGTTACTGAATAACGACTATTGATTTTATGGCTAAAACCAGTAGTTAACAAGTTTATAGAATGTTGACGACTATGAAAACATTCTGAGATGAATTGGTTTAAATATATAACAAGTTGAAGTGGCTCGCAACTAAAAATTGACGAAACACTTTTTAGCTTTATTGATTGAGCTCATTTTGCCTCAACTATATGCCGCTATACCAATCTTCCAGTTACTATAGGAAACGCCAGATATTTCAGAAGTAATACTGATCAAATAAACCTAATCTTTTTACATATCTACTTCATTTAAAAATGTCTTATTGCTGTTACGTAACATAATGCATGTTCTGAACGGTCAGATTAACTTTTAGCACATAACATTCATCATATGGTTAGCAATTAAGAATGTCAAAAATGTTTTCATGTATATCACAGTCCTATCAAGCACTACAGAATAAAGGTTTATCATCGGATTTTGATGCATGTATGGATGCTCGTTCATACCAAATTTGACAGGTTTACTCTCATATCATGGAGTCAAATCCTAAAACACTCCACAGTATTCGAAGAAATTGGTCAGGTTAGCTTTCCCAGTTAATATAACGATTCAATATGGTATGACCAATAATTAAATCGTACTACCTAATACTTCTACACTTTAGTTAATACCTATCTTAGCCAGTAAATCGTGGTCTTCGAAAGTAGAAGACAACCATGGGCTGCAGGTTTATTGATCAAGTGTCTTTAATACACTGCTTACATCTCGCGTGGTGAACGAGTGAACAACGTTGAGGTAAGACGCACAGTATAAAATGAAGGTGTCGAATACATTGATGAGGTTACGTATACCCATCGATTGAGGTGATGTTACGCATGCCAAATCAACGCCTACCTCGACAGATGATGTTTACTAGCACAGTAGTCTGAAAGCTAGAAGCGGTCGAGTGAAACCTAGCGGCAGTCCATGATGTTAAAGACAAGATCTGAGTCATGCAAGTGGACACAGGCTACCTGATTGCGTCCGAAAAATGACCGCGATCCGTGACCGGAGACGTCTGATGATAACTCAAAATCGTTAATAATGACAAAGATGCACTTACTCGCGATGTGAAATGTCAGGATTCCTCCACTACCTTTTAAATCATACTCTTGATGTTGAATCCTCCCTACTGTCATTGATACTATATTACTTAGGTTTCTGTTGATGTTAATCTTATTAATGTGATCTCATGGTTCGGGAACTCAAGTCAACGCACACCTGTTCCATACTCAGACGTTAACTGATCGGATCTAAACCTCTGAGGGTCGTTTGAACGGGTTTAATGTTTACTAATCTTTGCAAATGTGACCAGAAACGAGGAGTCGACATCAACGTAGTATGATTTGGAGATAATCGAACGAAGCAATTAAACTTGTATTTTTTCATTACTTTGAATAGAACAAAACTTCAAGCACAAGCAACTACTGAGATTACAATCATTAAATTAGGTATTGAGAGTTTTGGAAATAATAAACACAATGCTCTATGTTGTGTTTGGGAAAACATACTTCGTTTATGATTTACTTGGCATAAAAACGTTTTTAGAGTATTTTAATTTGCGCACATTAGAACTTTGTACTTACCAACAGACAAGGCTTAACTTCTACTCCAGTTTGAAAGATTATTATCTAGTAATATTACACTACGTGGTTTTTGTGAAACAAAAATTTCCTAGAAAAGTAACTGATTCTTCTCTGAGTCTGATAGTCTTACACGATTCCAAAACGCACGTAACAAAAAAGTAGTTCTATAGGTATTAGACGAAACCCAAATTACTAAAGTGAAAGGATCCCAATCATTTTAATAAACGGAGATATAATCTGCTAGTTCTGCTTGTTTGAGGCATTGATCAACTTATCATGCATCTGCCCTGGTGCGgcagagtggggagagtccctTCTCCCTcgccaaatgctctcacatggccacgcgtatatagcctctaccagagaagtcctacttactgccttctcgtggtgggcgttttttacgaagttgagaggacgaaagcgaatgtccggcgctttaaccgggttggtggacatggagagtccacctaaaggagttggaaaaccctcattccaaaccaatggtgcacatgggctccagtattctaaAAGAACAAATAgcgcatgaaccaatcgttggtcactggcgaCCATGGGACTGCATAACCTGATGTTGccctactgccttgtggatcagatctttagatcaaaagctccgggtgtggcttcataagaaaaccacctggttcgatttaggcacccgggcagtatcacagtcgtcacacatatcaaatgagacttgtgtggcgcatatgtatctagtGCCTCCCTGTatcaatatctgtgttaaaataaataaatgaaataggtCAACCAAAGTTGAAGGAACTGATGAATACTTTCGTCTACAAATCAAATTCAAGGCATAGAATAGAAATCTGGTTGGATCACTTGGTTTGCCAAGGTACTAATGCGAATCGTTCATCTAACGAGAAAAACTTGTGTGCAAACATTCTTCATATTTTAAAATCACAAACATATTGCATGCTCCACTTGCAGCTCATCGCATCAACACGATGAAACGTAGAAAAAATACTCccattttgagttccagatctTACATAACACTACTGGGCATTGTTTTAAGAAAACCGTACTTCCTGTGAATAAGGTGAACTGTCATAAGAGCGCTTTAAGTCTATAACTTATTCATTCCATATGACTCATTACCCAAGTCAAAGTTTTGGTCACAGTTCCATTACCATTACCCGCGAGCCAATAAAGTGGATGAAGCTAACCGTGAGACAAAATACTGAACGGCATGATCATACAAACGTTTTGACAAAGCTTTATGTTTGGAACACACGCCTTTACTAGCAGCAATGACGAACCTAGAGTTTTGGTTATCACACgagtatttatttaaatacctAAAAGAAAAAGCTAACCACTTCCTTCAAAACATCGGTATGCTCTTAACATAGGTAACTAATTACCGGGGGTTTTCATTCCTTTGAATGTTTTTATTTCCACCATATACAAAACAGTATCTGTGCAAAACAGTCGCAGAActtgataaaaaaaataaaccttTTAATGCCAAACAAACATAAGGAAACTCACCATTCTGTTTGCGAACAGATTCGCCGCTCGTCCTTTCTCCACCGAG
The genomic region above belongs to Schistosoma haematobium chromosome 2, whole genome shotgun sequence and contains:
- the TCP1A_1 gene encoding T-complex protein 1 subunit alpha, variant 2 (EggNog:ENOG41034K2~COG:O), giving the protein MSVNAASMLTLGGERTSGESVRKQNVLAACSIANIVKTSLGPVGLDKMLVDDVGDVTITNDGATILKLLDVEHPAAKILVQLAQLQDEEVGDGTTSVVILAAALLKNADELISRFVHPTIVINGYRLACREACKYIQEHMAYDVNKLGKAGLINVARTAMSSKLINLDAEMFSQMAVDALMAVEVSGGPKGPVYPIKAVNILKAHGRSMSESMLIDGYALNCTVASQQMPRTIKKAKIAFLDFSLQKVKMKLGVQVVVKDPAQLEAIRQREADITKERIQKILNAGANVILTTGGIDDLCMKYFVEVNAMAVRRCKKVDLKNMAKATGGQLIVSLADMEGDEVFDPTKLGNVIH